Proteins encoded within one genomic window of Humulus lupulus chromosome 1, drHumLupu1.1, whole genome shotgun sequence:
- the LOC133812559 gene encoding BEL1-like homeodomain protein 2, whose product MGITTTPSIIFSNSKLNNYSIISSSSSEKLTNNNNNGNDNCSNSMSQDYHQAPAAGIFSTNTFSNGFERSPAPVAVTNASHQDHHHHHHHHQHHIAQQIRRDKLRVQGGYEPQPPLVGIDEDESGTLPVYESAGMLSEMFNFSQGHTSAAELLDQQHQQAMAPPSYRSPRPQQASSGVGNEWYGGGRQGMMIGGAGGLGSLGDNNNNNNSHNSKSHHQASARDSIAHHHHHHHHQQQQHHQISGINADSAAAMQLFLMNPQPRSPSPPPAVSNSSSTLHMLLPNPSTSTSLVQAFTAPAGTAGGAFGQYTWIPDTSNEGGGPTNEIGGVPHPHHHHVEGQGLSLTLSSPLQPLEAAAKAEELRMGNTALLYYGGGGGSGSSGPDHYPYKNYGTGTASQAQASAMHLQAGGGGGGLMGPNHQHQVHVGFGSSLSVVNVLRNSKYVKAAQELLEEFCSVGRGQFKKNKFGNSSRNNITNPSSNPGTSSGGGGGGGSSSSSKDVSAPPLSAADRIEHQRRKVKLLSMLDEVDRRYNHYCEQMQMVVNSFDLVMGFGAAVPYTALAQKAMSRHFRCLKDAILAQLKHSCDLLGEKDGAGTSGITKGETPRLKILEQSLRQQRAFQSIGMMEQEAWRPQRGLPERSVNILRAWLFEHFLHPYPSDADKHLLARQTGLSRNQVSNWFINARVRLWKPMVEEMYQQETKEEDTLSSDQERSDHHQHDQLMIRSSSNRNIINSQNSSTSGHHQHHQLLAQTPTTAATQATTTLTPQTTATTTATATATRSDINAMESDPSLVAINNNSGIRQPFSENQAAMIKQGQQQAQHQQQQQLQHQQQQHHQPFSTSTTPSSSELVAPPVAQSFAAAAEDACRRVSMVNAGDFGTITTPTTSSQNNNNMNIACSDHHNGGAAALIAFGTTATTTAGDVSLTLGLRHAGNMPENTTSPFSVRDFGS is encoded by the exons ATGGGAATAACTACAACACCATCAATAATCTTCTCCAACTCTAAGCTTAACAACTACTCAATCATTTCAAGCTCGTCGTCAGAAAAGCTgaccaacaacaacaacaacggcAACGACAATTGTTCCAATTCTATGTCCCAAGATTACCACCAAGCCCCAGCTGCAGGCATCTTCAGTACTAACACCTTCTCGAATGGTTTCGAGAGATCACCGGCGCCCGTTGCCGTGACAAACGCCTCACACCaagaccaccaccaccaccaccatcaccaccaaCACCACATAGCCCAGCAGATCCGACGAGACAAACTGAGGGTGCAAGGCGGGTACGAACCGCAGCCGCCATTGGTCGGCATCGATGAGGATGAATCAGGAACCCTACCGGTTTACGAATCGGCCGGGATGTTATCTGAGATGTTCAATTTCTCTCAAGGCCACACTTCTGCGGCCGAATTGTTGGATCAGCAGCATCAGCAGGCGATGGCGCCGCCGAGTTATCGGTCACCGAGACCTCAGCAGGCGTCGAGCGGAGTTGGTAACGAATGGTATGGTGGTGGAAGACAAGGGAtgatgataggcggcgctggtggaCTCGGGTCCTTAGGTgataataacaacaataataatagtcATAATTCAAAGTCTCATCATCAGGCTAGTGCCCGTGACAGTAtagctcatcatcatcatcatcatcatcatcaacaacaacaacatcacCAGATTTCGGGCATTAATGCGGACTCAGCCGCTGCCATGCAGCTTTTCTTAATGAATCCACAACCAAGATCGCCATCTCCTCCTCCTGCTGTATCAAATTCCTCTTCTACCCTTCACATGCTTCTTCCCAACCCTTCAACCAGTACTTCCCTAGTTCAAGCTTTTACTGCTCCTGCCGGTACGGCGGGAGGGGCTTTTGGTCAGTACACATGGATACCAGACACCTCCAATGAAGGAGGTGGTCCCACCAACGAAATTGGCGGAGTTCCGCATCCCCATCATCATCACGTTGAAGGTCAAGGCCTATCGCTGACGTTATCATCGCCGTTACAACCATTGGAGGCCGCCGCAAAAGCCGAAGAGCTTCGAATGGGAAACACCGCCTTATTGTATTACGGTGGCGGAGGTGGAAGCGGTTCTTCGGGACCAGACCATTATCCTTACAAGAATTACGGCACCGGTACCGCTAGCCAGGCTCAGGCATCGGCAATGCATTTACAAGCcggaggaggaggtggaggatTGATGGGTCCGAACCATCAACACCAGGTCCACGTCGGGTTCGGTTCTTCGTTGAGTGTGGTCAACGTGTTGAGGAATTCCAAGTACGTGAAGGCAGCACAAGAGCTTTTGGAAGAGTTTTGTAGCGTCGGTAGGGGTCAGTTTAAGAAGAACAAGTTCGGTAATTCATCAAGGAATAATATTACAAACCCTAGTTCTAATCCCGGCACCAGtagcggcggcggcggcggcggcggttCTTCCTCTTCTTCAAAGGATGTCAGTGCTCCTCCGTTGTCCGCCGCTGATAGGATTGAACATCAACGGAGAAAGGTCAAACTGCTCTCCATGCTTGATGAG GTTGACCGAAGATACAACCACTACTGCGAACAAATGCAAATGGTGGTTAACTCGTTCGATCTAGTTATGGGGTTCGGTGCGGCGGTGCCGTACACTGCCCTAGCTCAGAAGGCAATGTCTCGCCATTTTCGATGTCTCAAAGACGCCATATTGGCCCAGTTGAAGCACAGCTGTGACTTGCTGGGGGAGAAAGATGGCGCTGGAACCTCTGGAATCACTAAAGGAGAAACTCCGAGGCTTAAGATTCTAGAACAAAGCCTAAGACAGCAAAGAGCTTTCCAATCAATTGGGATGATGGAACAAGAAGCTTGGAGACCTCAACGAGGCTTGCCCGAACGCTCTGTCAACATCTTACGAGCCTGGCTCTTTGAGCATTTTCTTCATCC GTATCCAAGTGATGCAGATAAGCATCTGTTGGCTCGACAGACTGGTTTATCAAGGAATCAG GTTTCAAACTGGTTCATAAATGCAAGGGTTAGGTTGTGGAAACCCATGGTGGAGGAGATGTACCAACAAGAAACGAAAGAAGAAGACACACTATCATCAGATCAAGAAAGATCAGACCATCATCAACATGATCAGCTGATGATCAGGAGTAGTAGTAATAGGAACATTATTAACAGCCAAAATAGTAGCACTAGTGGTCACCACCAACACCATCAGCTGCTCGCACAAACTCCAACGACAGCTGCCACGCAAGCAACGACAACTCTTACACCACAAACGACAGCAACAACGACAGCAACAGCCACAGCTACAAGATCCGATATCAATGCCATGGAAAGCGACCCTTCACTCGTCGCAATCAATAATAATAGTGGCATTAGGCAACCCTTCTCGGAAAACCAAGCTGCGATGATCAAACAAGGCCAGCAGCAGGCCCAGCATCAGCAACAGCAGCAGCTGCAGCATCAGCAGCAGCAGCACCACCAGCCCTTTTCCACGTCAACTACACCCTCGTCGTCCGAGCTAGTCGCGCCACCCGTCGCGCAGAGCTTCGCCGCCGCCGCAGAGGACGCGTGTCGACGTGTCAGCATGGTTAATGCAGGTGATTTCGGGACCattactactcctactacttctagtcaaaataataataatatgaatatTGCTTGTTCTGATCATCACAATGGTGGAGCCGCGGCTCTCATTGCCTTTGGGACCACTGCCACTACTACGGCTGGTGACGTGTCACTCACTCTAGGGCTACGCCATGCCGGGAACATGCCTGAGAACACTACTTCTCCTTTCTCTGTTAGAGACTTTGGAAGCTGA